In a genomic window of Carassius auratus strain Wakin unplaced genomic scaffold, ASM336829v1 scaf_tig00012124, whole genome shotgun sequence:
- the LOC113073429 gene encoding SET and MYND domain-containing protein 4-like, producing MDLPCPEWVRHVEQKWTELKTEETERFCLLTDIDAIFNEGLSLICPEDLNTLSSTSEKYSVKKSPERASEFRQQGNLSFKVKDYTTAALYYSRGVCHADKNTEELSLCYANRSAALFYQGLYRECLEDIRRSLEAGYPSHLQDKLRARQTACLNQLTKIEKSNQPTTNHPTSPWQKSRNTNTCISPGVSVYFSPEKGRHILTTENKPAGEVVLEDEAFCCVLIPGNKLNTIINKAEKTFKTEERHCHHCLSQSLSFVPCPNCSYVRYCGESCQKDAWECWHQWECPIGADLLAIGVLGHLALRVALKAGQNQVKRVKKSTLQEDHVTCSSYKSDLPVKLNLGDPCRESSDHTDCYHGNSYTGIYSLLPHVSRHSPCSRFLLAVSMAVLYMRLQHGPPPDLWASCKDEGESGTWQPEMSMLGATALRHLMQLRCNAQAVTAVMVQEESGMAVQSSSEIRIATAIFPVLSLLNHSCSPNTSISFTTGCQTDVLSQFGCSEGHTDHPKTSQSGVTVTVRASKDLIPGQEILHCYGPHCSRMEVKERQHLLLEQYYFHCNCQACRRDLTEGSQNAKENAAPGLKCLKCGKPLWSLMDKYMCSGPMCGHQITSADVQNKLKGLQCLLDEAFRLIERDRFDEALKILISDASQTNSILTETHPLQGELADATARVYATKGEWKLAASNLKRSIVAIQAQFGEDSIELGQQLFKLAQLHFNGGDCEAALSVIPRAHKLLSLHCGPHCEELQELQKMECCLQGML from the exons ATGGATCTGCCCTGTCCAGAGTGGGTTCGACATGTCGAGCAGAAATGGACGGAACTGAAAACTGAAGAAACTGAGCGCTTCTGCCTTCTGACAGATATAGATGCCATATTCAACGAAGGGCTGTCATTAATATG CCCAGAAGATCTCAACACTTTATCCAGCACCTCTGAGAAGTACTCTGTAAAAAAGTCTCCTGAGAGGGCATCCGAATTTAGACAGCAGGGTAACCTCAGCTTCAAAGTCAAGGATTATACAACTGCAGCTCTGTATTATTCCAGG GGTGTTTGCCATGCTGACAAGAATACAGAAGAGCTATCGTTGTGCTATGCTAACCGTTCTGCTGCCCTCTTTTACCAAGGCCTCTACAGA GAATGTCTTGAGGACATCCGGCGCTCTCTGGAGGCTGGTTACCCAAGCCACCTGCAAGATAAACTGAGAGCTAGACAGACCGCATGCCTGAACCAGCttacaaaaatagaaaaatccAACCAGCCTACCACAAATCATCCAACATCACCATGGCAGAAAAGCAGAAACACTAACACTTGTATTTCACCTGGTGTGTCTGTTTACTTCAGCCCAGAGAAAGGTCGCCACATATTAACCACAGAAAATAAACCAGCTGGTGAGGTCGTTCTGGAGGACGAGGCTTTCTGCTGCGTGCTTATACCAGGAAACAAACTCAATACAATTATCAATAAGgcagaaaagacatttaaaactgAAGAGCGACACTGTCACCACTGCCTGAGCCAATCACTGAGCTTTGTGCCCTGTCCAAATTGTAGTTACGTTCGATATTGTGGAGAGAGCTGTCAAAAAGATGCTTGGGAGTGCTGGCACCAGTGGGAGTGCCCAATTGGAGCAGATCTGCTGGCCATTGGGGTTTTAGGTCATCTTGCACTAAGAGTGGCCCTGAAAGCTGGACAAAACCAGGTTAAAAGGGTGAAAAAAAGCACTTTACAAGAAGACCATGTGACATGTAGTTCTTATAAAAGTGATTTGCCAGTCAAGTTGAATCTTGGAGATCCCTGTAGAGAAAGTTCAGACCACACAGACTGCTATCATGGCAACTCGTACACAGGCATCTACAGCCTTTTACCACATGTGTCACGTCACTCACCCTGCTCACGCTTTTTACTGGCAGTCTCCATGGCGGTGCTTTATATGAGACTGCAACATGGACCCCCACCAGACTTGTGGGCATCTTGTAAGGATGAAGGAGAAAGTGGAACATGGCAGCCTGAGatgagcatgctgggagccacgGCTCTGAGACACCTGATGCAGCTCAGATGTAATGCTCAAGCAGTCACTGCTGTTATGGTCCAAG AAGAAAGTGGCATGGCTGTTCAGTCCAGTAGTGAAATCCGCATTGCCACAGCAATTTTTCCTGTTCTCAGCCTGCTTAACCACTCCTGCAGTCCGAACACAAGCATCTCTTTCACCACAGGCTGTCAAACTGACGTGCTCAGTCAGTTTGGATGTTCTGAAGGTCACACTGACCATCCCAAGACCTCTCAAAGTGGTGTGACAGTCACTGTACGTGCTTCAAAAGATCTTATTCCAGGACAGGAGATTCTGCACTGTTATG GTCCTCACTGTAGCAGAATGGAGGTGAAGGAGCGTCAGCACCTCCTGCTGGAGCAGTACTATTTCCACTGTAACTGTCAAGCCTGTCGGAGAGACCTAACAGAAGGAAGCCAGAATGCAAAAGAAAACGCAGCACCAGGGCTGAAGTGTTTAAAATGTGGAAAGCCTCTTTGG TCCCTTATGGATAAGTACATGTGCTCTGGGCCGATGTGTGGTCATCAGATCACCAGTGCTGATGTGCAAAACAAACTGAAGGGATTACAGTGTCTCCTGGATGAAGCCTTTCGTCTCATTGAGCGAGACAGATTTG ACGAGGCCCTCAAAATCCTAATATCAGATGCTTCTCAGACAAATAGCATCCTAACAGAGACTCACCCTCTCCAAGGAGAGCTAGCAGATGCAACAGCTCGTGTGTATGCCACCAAAG GTGAATGGAAACTGGCTGCATCCAATCTAAAGCGTAGCATTGTTGCCATTCAGGCTCAATTCGGAGAGGACAGCATTGAGCTGGGACAGCAGCTTTTTAAACTAGCACAACTGCATTTTAATGG CGGAGACTGTGAGGCAGCTCTCTCCGTGATTCCCAGGGCCCATAAGCTCCTCTCTCTCCACTGTGGCCCTCACTGTGAAGAACTACAGGAACTGCAGAAAATGGAGTGTTGTCTGCAAGGAATGCTGTGA